A region of the Pseudomonas sp. A34-9 genome:
CTGGTGTATCTGCGCATCATGCGTGAACTTGCGCTCAGAAACGGTGTGCCATTGAAAGTTATCCCTGAGACATCCGCTCTTAATCTGCCCGAAGAGTTGGTACTCATACATAAGAAACTCCAGGCTTACGCCTTAGGTGAGTCCTCCGTTGAAGGACTGACTATTGAAGAAAGAGCTTTGCTACGGAGCCGATATATACATCTTTCCGCTCATTGGAACGCGGCCAAAAATCTGAATAGCAGTGATATGAGCATTGTGTTCATAAATCGACCGGCTAAAAAAAACCAACGGGTGGTGCACCTGAATGAATGACTTCAATCGACCCATCATCAAAGGTGTGTGGCTTTTCTTAGGATTTGTACTGGCTGGCTGCATACAAAATATCTCCCAAGCGTCGGAAAAAACATCCTGGTTCCTTGGCTTTGGAGCACCCAGCTACATGGAGGTCTGGATTGAAACCGCCGATGTCCTGGATGTTCGGGAACGAGTGTTCCGGCGTGCTGGAGCTGGTATTGCGTCGGTACAAACGCCCATTGGCCTCAAAGGAAAGCCCGCTGGCTGGCCAGAAAACCCCGGCAGAGGCAAAGGCAGATATGTAACCGGCGCCGACTTGCCACGCCTGATCTACGTGCGATGGCAATCACTTGCCGAATCTCAAACCTATGAGGCTTACATCGTCATTCCGGAATCCGCCCGGGAAATCATGCGCAAGTCCGAAAAAGCTTTCTGCAGGTTTGGTGGGGAGTGGATCACCGAATCCCGCGACAATATGGGTATTGGACTTGCGCCGGGGGGCATAGTGAAGGTCTGGCTTGGAGGGACTTGCCTGAAGGCAGTTGAGATTGCCCGGGTTGAAGGGACCGTCAACAAGCAGGGCCCGGATCAAGGAAAAAGTCAGGGCCGCTATGCACTACCTCTTTCACCTGAGTCCAAAGCCTATATCGAAAAATTCGGAATTCCCTATGGCTCGTGGTAACTACAATGCGGCTAACACAGCGAGCATTCCGCGAGACCGCACCCAAACGGTCGCAGTTTTGCTGTTGGGATTACTGCTTGCGGGTTGCACGCAAGCCTATGCTCAATCAGCGGATAAAAAGCCATGGTTTCTTGGTTTTGGAGCACCAGACTATATGGAAGTCTGGATTGAAACCGCCGATGTGGTGGATATTCGAGAGCGAGTATTCCGACGTGCCGGTGCCGGGATTGCTTCGGTAAGAGCTCCCGCTGATAACAAAGGCACGCCCGCAGGGTGGCCAGAAAACCCCGGAAGTGGCGCAGGGCGGGATGTCACCGGCGCCGACCTGCCCCGTTTGATCTATGTACGATGGCAATCCCAGGCCGAACCTCAAACCTATGAGGCTTACATCACCATTTCCGAATCGGCCCGGGAAATCATGCGCAAGCCGGAAAAAGCTTTCTGCAGGGCTGATGGAAAATGGATCACCGATTACCGCAATGATATCGGTATCGGTCTGGCACCCGGCGGCATAGCAAAGGTCTGGCTGGGCGGCCCCTGCTTTAAGGCGGTCGAAATTGCCCGCGTTCAAGGAATAATCAATCCCAAAGGCCCTTACGAGGGTAAATCCGGCGGTAAACATCGGCCTCTATCCGACGTATCCAAAGCCTACATCGAAAAATTCGGCATTCCCTTCGGGAGCTGGTAAGGAGCATTACCTCATGGAATTGAAACCCCTGCTGTTCGCAGCATTGATATGGCTTCCCGTTACTCAAGCCTCTGCAGACACCCCGCCACTGGACGGTCATTATTATTTAAACGGCGCAATGGAAATGGGCGCCGAGTTGCTGCTGCGCAAGGACGGTACGTTTGACGCGGGCGTGGCGTATGGCAGTGCTGACGGGTTTGCCAAGGGCACCTGGCTGGTGGAGAACAACACTTTGACATTGAAAAGCGAAACCAAACCGGCGTCGAACGGCGATTTGTCGGCCCTGTTTCAGGATCTGCAACTGGCGATCGAGCCGAACTGCCTGGCCGTGGATTTCGGCAACGGCAAGGCCTGCTTCCGGCGTCAATAAGCCGATTGGCAGCCACAAAAAATGGGCACCCGACCGCAATCGGTGTGCCCATTTTTTATTGCAGTTCTCCCCGCTATTCGGGGAGTTCGCCGCAATTAAGGATTAACGCTGTCTTTCAACGATTTGCCTGGCTTGAACGCAACGGTGTTGCTGGCCTTGATTTTCACCGGCTCGCCGGTTTGCGGGTTTTTGCCGGTGCGGGCGCCGCGGTGGCGTTGCAGGAAGGTGCCGAAGCCGACCAGCGTGACGCTGTCCTTGCGGTGCAGAGCGCCGGTGATTTCTTCGAGAACGGCGTTGAGTACGCGGTTGGCCTGTTCTTTGGTCAGATCTGCTTTTTCAGCGATTGCAGCGGCGAGTTCTGGTTTACGCATTAGTGAAGCCCCTTTGACGGTTTTTTGTTGTTATGTCCGTGCTGTTCTCGTTGGAACAGCGCCCAAGGCGCCGCAGGCTCTACTCTGCGGCAGACGGGAGTGAGAATGGCACGCGGATACCGGCGGCGCCAGTCTCCCCGCGACCTTTGTAGGGGCAAAAGCGGGGTGATTCCGACAGAACGACCGGTATTTACGCCAGCAGGGCCGGAAGCTGTTTGTTCAGGGCGAGTTTTTCCATGACTGCCGCACCGGTCAGCGCGTAACCGAGCAATTGGCCGTCGGCGCTGTGGCACAGGGCCTTGATGTCGGCGCCCTGCCCTTCAACCGTCCAGACGCCTTCGCTGCCCCGTGGCGGCGGTGAAACCACCAGCGGACATACCGGGGTTTTCACGGTGATCGGCATCGGTCCGTAGCTCACGGCGGTAGGGTTTCCGGCGAGGGTTTGTGCCAGCGCTCGCGCACAACTCATGAGGGGCATCACGTACAGCAGATTCAGCCCGTCGACCTCGGCGCAGTCGCCCAGGGCGTAGATATTGGCGTGGGAGGTTTTCAGATGGCGATCCACCACGACACCGCGATTGACCTGTACGCCAGCGGCCGCCGCCAGATCGATGCGAGGACGCAGGCCAATGGCCGAGACCACCACGTCGCACGGAATGACTTGGCCGTCGGACAGATGCGCTTCGAGGCCGTCGGCGACTTTCTGCAGTCGGGTCAGTACCGGGCCGAGATGAAATTTCGCCCCGAGGCTTTCCAGCCCGGCCTGCACCGCCGCCGCAGCGGCCGGGTGCAGCAACATCGGCATGACTTGTTCGCAGGGTGCAACCAGTTGCACTTCGTAGCCGCCGAGGATCAGGTCGTTGGCAAATTCGCAGCCGATCAGGCCGGCGCCGAGCAGCAGTACCCGACGCTTGCCCGCCGCAGCGGCGCGGAAACGCGCATAGTCTTCGAGATCATTGATCGGGAACACCAGATCGCTGCCATCGCCTTCGATCGGCACGCGCACGGTTTCCGCGCCCCAGGCGAGAATCAGGTCGCGGTAATAAACGGCTTCTTCGCCGATCCACAGGCGTTTGTGGCCGGCGTCGATGCCGCTGATGCGCGTGTGAGTGCGCACTTCGGCCTTCAACTGCTCGGCCATGGCGCCGGGTTCAGCCATGCTCAGGCCGTCGGCGTCCTTGTTCTTGCCGAAACCGGTGGAGAGCATCGGCTTGGAGTAAGAGCGGCCGTCATCAGCCGTGATCAACAACAGCGGGGTTTCGCTGTCGAGCTTGCGAAACTCGCGGGCCAGGTTATAGCCCGCAAGGCCGGTGCCAACGATGACGACAGGTGCGCTCATGCCTTACTCCTTGTTTGTGCTTAGTTGATTTCGATCATTTCGAAGTCCATCTTGCCGACGCCGCAGTCCGGGCACAGCCAGTCTGCCGGTACATCTTCCCAACGGGTGCCCGGCGCAATGCCGTCATCCGGCCAACCGTCGGCTTCGTTGTAGATCAGGCCACAGACGATGCATTGCCACTTTTTCATTCAGGTACTTCCTCAGGGTTCAGGCTGGGTGCCGGCGCGGATGGTCGATGGGTGTTGCGCTGCCATCCGGCTCAGGGCGTTTTGTACTGATGGTGCCGGGCAGATGCAAGCCTGTTCGGCGCAATGGCGACCCGGATCAATCAATATCGCAGCTCGCCATGGTAAGCTCGCCGCCTCATTTGCGGCCAATAATGACTCATTGTGCAACATTCAAATGCCTGCCCGGCCCCGCTCTGGCTGACCCAAAGCCGACTGACGCCCCTCCCCGATTCGTTGACCCTCGACTGGTTGTTCGACGAAGGCTCCCTCACCCGCCGACTGACCCGGCTGTCCAATGATGGCTTCAGCGTGACGCCGTTGTTCGAAGGCTGGGACACCCTGCGTGCCGATGAATGCGCGGCGCTGGATCTGGCCGAGGGCAGCGAAGGCTGGGTACGCGAGGTGTATTTGCGCGGCCACGGCGAGGCCTGGGTGTTTGCCCGTAGCGTGGCGTCGCGCGCCGCTTTGCAGGGCGACGGTTTGCACATGGATGAACTGGGCAGCCGCTCGCTGGGCGAACTGCTGTTTTGCGATCAGGCGTTCCAGCGCGGCGCCATCGAAGTTTGCCATTACCCCGAGGAATGGTTGCCACCCGCCGTGAAAGCACCTGGGCTGTGGGGTCGCCGTTCGCGTTTCGACCGTGGCGCGTTGAGCGTACTGGTCGCGGAAATCTTCCTGCCGAGTCTGTGGAGCGCCGCCCGCGCCTATCCGGAGAACTGCTGATGTATCAGAGCCTGCTCAAGTCCCTGAACCGTTTGAACCCGCGCGCCTGGGATTTCATTCAGTTGACCCGGATGGACAAGCCGATCGGCATTTACCTGCTGCTGTGGCCGACCCTGTGGGCGTTGTGGATTGCCGGCAAAGGCTCGCCATCACTGGCCAACGTGGTGATTTTTGTTCTCGGCGTAGTACTGACCCGCGCCGGCGGCTGCGTGATCAACGACTGGGCCGACCGCAAGGTCGACGGCCACGTCAAACGCACCGCGCAACGACCGCTGGCCAGCGGCAAGATCAGTTCGAAAGAGGCGCTGGTGTTCTTCGCCCTGCTGATGGGCGTGAGCTTCCTCCTGGTGCTGTGCACCAATGCGCCGACGATCTGGCTGTCGCTGGGCGGGCTGGCGCTGGCGTTCACTTATCCGTTCATGAAGCGCTACACCTATTACCCGCAAGTGGTGCTGGGTGCGGCGTTCTCGTGGGGTATGCCGATGGCGTTCACGGCCGAGACTGGCGAGCTGCCAGCGGCGGCGTGGCTGCTGTGGATCGCCAACCTGCTGTGGACAGTGGGGTACGACACCTATTACGCGATGACCGACCGGGATGATGATTTGAAGATCGGTGTGAAGTCGACGGCGATTCTGTTTGGTGAGGCGGATCGGGTGATCATCCTGAGTTTGCAGGCGCTGTCGCTGGGCTGCCTGTTGCTGGCCGGGTCGAAGTTCGAGCTGGGCGTCTGGTTCCATCTCGGCTTGCTGGTTGCTGCCGGGTGCTATGCGTGGGAGTTCTGGTACACCCGCGATCGCGACCGCATGCGCTGCTTCAAGGCGTTTTTGCACAACCATTGGGCCGGGTTGGCGATTTTCGTCGGGATCGTGCTGGATTACGCGTTGCGTTAATCCGCAAAACCTGTGGGAGCGAGCTTGCTCGCGAAAGCGCTGGGTCAGTTGCCAAATATGCTGACTGAGACGACGCCTTCGCGAGCAAGCTCGCTCCCACAGGGACAAGGTTGCTGGAGGAATCAGTGTTTAGGCATGTGCCACATGTCCTTGAACCCCTCACCTTTCATGTCGCCTGGTTTCTCATCCATTTTGAAGGTGTATAGCGGCTTGCCGTCATATGCCCACTGCATCATGCCGTCATCACGTTTGATGGGGGTGAACTTGCCTTCGGCCTTGGCACCCGCTGGCGCCATCATCGGCGGCCAGTTTTTCGCGCAATCGCCGTTGCACATCGATTTGCCACCCGTGTCCTTGTCGAAGGTGTACACGGTCATGCCCTTGTGGTCGGTCATCATGCCGTCTTTCATCATGACCGGGTCAGCGGCGAACGCCATCGACGGTAATGCTACGGCAGCGGCAAGCAGCAGTGCTTTGAAAGAAACAGTCATTTGAGTCATGGAAACCTTCTTTTGTGGTTGTCAGGATTCGGACTTAGAGCTTAGTTCAGGATTTGCACAATCGCCGCCGGA
Encoded here:
- a CDS encoding DUF2931 family protein, with translation MNDFNRPIIKGVWLFLGFVLAGCIQNISQASEKTSWFLGFGAPSYMEVWIETADVLDVRERVFRRAGAGIASVQTPIGLKGKPAGWPENPGRGKGRYVTGADLPRLIYVRWQSLAESQTYEAYIVIPESAREIMRKSEKAFCRFGGEWITESRDNMGIGLAPGGIVKVWLGGTCLKAVEIARVEGTVNKQGPDQGKSQGRYALPLSPESKAYIEKFGIPYGSW
- a CDS encoding DUF2931 family protein produces the protein MARGNYNAANTASIPRDRTQTVAVLLLGLLLAGCTQAYAQSADKKPWFLGFGAPDYMEVWIETADVVDIRERVFRRAGAGIASVRAPADNKGTPAGWPENPGSGAGRDVTGADLPRLIYVRWQSQAEPQTYEAYITISESAREIMRKPEKAFCRADGKWITDYRNDIGIGLAPGGIAKVWLGGPCFKAVEIARVQGIINPKGPYEGKSGGKHRPLSDVSKAYIEKFGIPFGSW
- a CDS encoding HU family DNA-binding protein, with the translated sequence MRKPELAAAIAEKADLTKEQANRVLNAVLEEITGALHRKDSVTLVGFGTFLQRHRGARTGKNPQTGEPVKIKASNTVAFKPGKSLKDSVNP
- a CDS encoding FAD-dependent oxidoreductase — its product is MSAPVVIVGTGLAGYNLAREFRKLDSETPLLLITADDGRSYSKPMLSTGFGKNKDADGLSMAEPGAMAEQLKAEVRTHTRISGIDAGHKRLWIGEEAVYYRDLILAWGAETVRVPIEGDGSDLVFPINDLEDYARFRAAAAGKRRVLLLGAGLIGCEFANDLILGGYEVQLVAPCEQVMPMLLHPAAAAAVQAGLESLGAKFHLGPVLTRLQKVADGLEAHLSDGQVIPCDVVVSAIGLRPRIDLAAAAGVQVNRGVVVDRHLKTSHANIYALGDCAEVDGLNLLYVMPLMSCARALAQTLAGNPTAVSYGPMPITVKTPVCPLVVSPPPRGSEGVWTVEGQGADIKALCHSADGQLLGYALTGAAVMEKLALNKQLPALLA
- a CDS encoding rubredoxin, whose translation is MKKWQCIVCGLIYNEADGWPDDGIAPGTRWEDVPADWLCPDCGVGKMDFEMIEIN
- a CDS encoding chorismate lyase, which gives rise to MQHSNACPAPLWLTQSRLTPLPDSLTLDWLFDEGSLTRRLTRLSNDGFSVTPLFEGWDTLRADECAALDLAEGSEGWVREVYLRGHGEAWVFARSVASRAALQGDGLHMDELGSRSLGELLFCDQAFQRGAIEVCHYPEEWLPPAVKAPGLWGRRSRFDRGALSVLVAEIFLPSLWSAARAYPENC
- the ubiA gene encoding 4-hydroxybenzoate octaprenyltransferase — protein: MYQSLLKSLNRLNPRAWDFIQLTRMDKPIGIYLLLWPTLWALWIAGKGSPSLANVVIFVLGVVLTRAGGCVINDWADRKVDGHVKRTAQRPLASGKISSKEALVFFALLMGVSFLLVLCTNAPTIWLSLGGLALAFTYPFMKRYTYYPQVVLGAAFSWGMPMAFTAETGELPAAAWLLWIANLLWTVGYDTYYAMTDRDDDLKIGVKSTAILFGEADRVIILSLQALSLGCLLLAGSKFELGVWFHLGLLVAAGCYAWEFWYTRDRDRMRCFKAFLHNHWAGLAIFVGIVLDYALR